The sequence CCTGTCCACCGCCACCACGCGCCTCGCGCTCTACCGCGTGCACGACAACTACCTGCGCTTCTGGCTGCGATACGTCCCCCGGGCCCTGGACCGCGTCGAGCGCGGCCGTGGCGACGAGGCGGCGGCCAGCGTTCTGCGGGACTGGGCGTCGTGGCGCGGTGCAGCCGTCGAACCGTTGGTCGCGCGGTGCCTCGCCGGCGGTCCGCCCGTGCAGGGTCTGCCGGACGCCAGGTCCGTTGGCCGCTTCTGGACCCGTGACCACAGCGTCGAGGTCGACCTGGTCCTCGCTGATGCCCCCTCTCCGCCTACGCAGCCGCTCGCCCTCGGCACCATCAAGTGGCGCGAGCGGGCACCTGTCGGTCACCGGGACGTGGCCTCCCTCGCCCAGGCGCGAGCCGTCGTCCCGGGAGCCGCTGAAGCCGTCCTCTTCGCGGTCGGGCGGACCCCCGGTCCGGTCCCGGACGGGCTGGCTCGCCTGGTCACGGCCGACGACCTGTTGCGGTGACCGCGCCGGCGGTCCGTCAGCGTTGATACACCCGAAGGACTGCAGCCGACCCTCGACGCGGCCGATGCTGTCCCCGGGGTGATGACATGACCAGCACCGCCGACGCCGTCGGGACCGCGGGCGGCTCGCTGCGCGCGGAGGCCGCTGCGTGCCGCGACCGGGCCGAGCAGTGCGCGCAGCAGCGCAAGCAGTGGCTCGAGCGCGCCGCCCGGTTCGAGGCGGCCGAGCGCGGTGAGGTGTCCGTCGCCGCCACCCTGCACGCCCTCGAGGGCTACGGGTGGCGCGTGCTGGCCGACCGGCAGTGGCCTCGTTCGGCCGCGAACATCGACCTGCTGCTCGTCGGTCCTGGCGGCGTGGTGGTCGTCGACGTCAAGCGGTGGGCCGAGCCGCGTGTCGAGGCCGGGCGGCTGTACCGCGGTGACGCCGACGAGACACCGATGCTCACCGCGCTGCTCGACACCGCAGCGGGCGTCGTCGCCGACGCGCTCGGCGACCTCGGGTACGCACCCGCGGCCGTCGCCGTCGCCGCGGTCCTCGCCGGCCACCGGCTTCCCGCGACCGAGGTGTCCGGCGCCGTCGTCGTCGGAGAGGCCGAGGTCGCGCCCTGGCTGCTGCGCCGCGGCCGCCGCTTGGCCACCCGCGACGTCGACCGGGTCGTCGGACACCTCGAGACGGCATTCCCACCGCACCGCACCAGCGGGCGCCGCGCGTCCCGCACGACCGTCGCCCCGCCGCGACCCCGACCGAAGCCTCAGCCGGACACCGCCGACCTCTTCGACGTGACCGCGCTCGCCGACGCCGACCGGGCCGCGGCCGCCTCCTCCCCCATCGAGCGGTGGATGACGTGGCTGCACCCCGACCAGGCACCGCTCGTCACCCGGGCCTTTCACGGGCCGGCCCGGCTCAGCGGGCCCGCAGGCACGGGCAAGACCGTCGTCGCCCTGCACCGCGCGGCTCTCGCCGCCCGGCAACCGGGTGCGCGTGTGCTCCTCGCGTCGTTCGTCCGCACGCTGCCCGTCGTGCTCGGGACGCTGGTCGGGCGCCTCACCGACGGAGCGGACGAGAGCGTCGAGGCGAGCAGCGTGCACGGCTGGGCCCGGGCGTTCCTGCGCGAGCGGCGCGTCCACCACCGGCTCGACGCCGACCGCGCCGACACGGCCTTCGCACAGGCGTGGCTCGCCGTAGGCAAGAGGACTGCCCTCGCCTCGCTGCCCGTGCTGCCCCCGTACTGGCAGGAGGAGATCGAGTACGTCATCAAGGGCCGCGGCATCGACCGCTTCGAGGACTACGCCGCCCTCGACCGGGTCGGGCGCCGCACCCCGCTGCGGCTGGAGCACCGCCAAGCGGTCTGGGACGTGTACTGCGCCTACCAGGAGACGATGGCCGCCGCCGGACGGCACGACTTCGCGGACGTCCTGCGCCTGGCCCGCGACGAGCTCCGCGCGCACCCGCTGGAGCAGCCGTACACCGCCGTCGTCGTCGACGAGGTGCAGGACCTCACCCTCGTCGGCGTGCAGCTGCTGCACGCGCTGGTCGGTGACCGCACCGACGGCCTGCTGCTCGTCGGCGACTCGACGCAGGCGCTGTACCCGGGCGGCTTCCGGCTCAAGGAGGCCGGGGTCGACGTGGTCGGCCGTTCCGTGCGGCTCGGCCGCAACTACCGCAACGGCGCCGCCATCCTCGCCCACGTCGCGACCGTGGCCGCGACCCCCGTCGACCTCGACGAGACGACATCGGGCGAGGCCACCGACACGGCCGGGGCCGTCGCGACCCGCGACGGCGGTGCCGTGCACACCGTCACGGCCGCCTCCGCACCCACGCTCGACCAGGCGCTCCTGCGCCGGCTCGTCGACACGATCGTCGGCGGCGCCCGTTGCGGCGACTGCGCCGTGCTCGTGCCCGGCAACCGCGACGTCGGGCGGTGGCTCGGTCTGCTCCGCGGCGCCGGTCAGCCCGCGGTCCCGCTCACCTCCTACGACGGCACGCCCGTCGACGCCGTCAAGGTCGGGACCGTCCACCGGGCCAAGGGTCTGGAGTTCGCGCACGTCGTCGTCCTCGACACCCACCCGTTGCCGCCGCGGAAGTCCGCCGAGAGCGACGAGGCGTACGCGGAGCGGGCCGAGGAGTGGCAGCGGCGCCTGCACGTCGCCCTCACCCGGGCCCGGGACACCTTGTGGTGCGGGCGGATCGCGGGCACGTCGTCGGCTCGTCCTGCCACCCTCTCCCCGTGACGTCGCTCGTGGACGACCTCAGCACCCTCGACGGGGCGCTCCCCACCGTCCTGGCCGTCGCGGCCCTCCTCCTGCTCGTGTGGTTCGACCGGCTGCGGCGCGCGTCCCGCCGCACGCGGCGCCCGGCCCGTCGCACCCGCACCACCCCGACGGTCGGCGACATCTGGTGGGCCGACGTGCCGTTCGAGGACGGCACCGGCAGCAAGGACCGCCCCTGCCTCGTGGTCGAGACCCACGGGCTGCGGGTGGTCGTGCTGTACCTGACGAGCACCGACAAGTCCGGTCGTCCGGGCTGGGTCGCGGTCCCCCGCGACGGCTGGGCGCGCTCGCGCGGCACGAGCTGGCTGCGCAGCGACCGACGCATCGTCCTCGACCCGCACCGGCTGCGTCGCTACGCCGGCCCGTGCCCGGCGTCGGCGCGCAAGGCCGTCGGCGTGTGAGGAGGCGCCTATGGCCCGGGGCTCGCCACTGCCACAACCGAGGCCGCCTCACGGCCGCACGGTCTGCTGGTACAGCGCCAGCCGCCACCGGCCGTCCCGACGAACGTACGTCGACGACATGACCGCGATGAAGGTCGTGTCGCCGCGCCGGCCGGT comes from Aquipuribacter sp. SD81 and encodes:
- a CDS encoding UvrD-helicase domain-containing protein, coding for MTSTADAVGTAGGSLRAEAAACRDRAEQCAQQRKQWLERAARFEAAERGEVSVAATLHALEGYGWRVLADRQWPRSAANIDLLLVGPGGVVVVDVKRWAEPRVEAGRLYRGDADETPMLTALLDTAAGVVADALGDLGYAPAAVAVAAVLAGHRLPATEVSGAVVVGEAEVAPWLLRRGRRLATRDVDRVVGHLETAFPPHRTSGRRASRTTVAPPRPRPKPQPDTADLFDVTALADADRAAAASSPIERWMTWLHPDQAPLVTRAFHGPARLSGPAGTGKTVVALHRAALAARQPGARVLLASFVRTLPVVLGTLVGRLTDGADESVEASSVHGWARAFLRERRVHHRLDADRADTAFAQAWLAVGKRTALASLPVLPPYWQEEIEYVIKGRGIDRFEDYAALDRVGRRTPLRLEHRQAVWDVYCAYQETMAAAGRHDFADVLRLARDELRAHPLEQPYTAVVVDEVQDLTLVGVQLLHALVGDRTDGLLLVGDSTQALYPGGFRLKEAGVDVVGRSVRLGRNYRNGAAILAHVATVAATPVDLDETTSGEATDTAGAVATRDGGAVHTVTAASAPTLDQALLRRLVDTIVGGARCGDCAVLVPGNRDVGRWLGLLRGAGQPAVPLTSYDGTPVDAVKVGTVHRAKGLEFAHVVVLDTHPLPPRKSAESDEAYAERAEEWQRRLHVALTRARDTLWCGRIAGTSSARPATLSP
- a CDS encoding type II toxin-antitoxin system PemK/MazF family toxin produces the protein MTSLVDDLSTLDGALPTVLAVAALLLLVWFDRLRRASRRTRRPARRTRTTPTVGDIWWADVPFEDGTGSKDRPCLVVETHGLRVVVLYLTSTDKSGRPGWVAVPRDGWARSRGTSWLRSDRRIVLDPHRLRRYAGPCPASARKAVGV